The Bacillus vallismortis genome window below encodes:
- a CDS encoding YugE family protein, with protein MEESQAVREMIKIIAKWDPFKYGEEFYETEAVDVVQAVYDEDDPNVLAKSIQGIFETSFEQTLPIGSCREVAGQLLFIKNSSSCTP; from the coding sequence ATGGAAGAAAGTCAAGCGGTCAGGGAAATGATCAAGATCATTGCCAAGTGGGACCCGTTTAAATATGGAGAAGAGTTTTACGAAACCGAGGCTGTTGATGTCGTACAGGCGGTCTATGATGAAGACGATCCCAACGTGCTGGCGAAAAGCATTCAGGGTATATTTGAAACTTCTTTTGAACAAACGCTGCCGATCGGCAGCTGCCGGGAAGTGGCTGGCCAGCTTTTATTCATTAAAAACAGCAGCTCCTGCACGCCTTAA
- a CDS encoding Lrp/AsnC family transcriptional regulator, with product MKLTEKETEILEILDENSRADLETIAKMAGIPVNEVKAIIDKLEKEKVIIDYSAMIDWRKVDGHEGVTAMIDVKVTPKRGVGFDEVAERIYRFQEVESVYLMSGVYDLSVVIRGHSMSDVARFVSDKLSTLDSVVSTTTHFILKKYKHDGKVFETGDDDKRIVVSP from the coding sequence ATGAAATTGACAGAAAAAGAAACAGAAATATTAGAAATTTTAGACGAAAACAGCCGCGCCGATTTAGAAACAATCGCAAAGATGGCGGGCATCCCTGTCAATGAAGTAAAAGCAATTATTGACAAACTGGAAAAAGAAAAGGTTATCATCGATTATTCCGCTATGATTGACTGGCGAAAAGTCGACGGACATGAAGGTGTCACAGCCATGATTGACGTCAAAGTAACGCCGAAGCGGGGAGTCGGTTTTGATGAAGTGGCGGAACGCATTTACCGATTCCAAGAGGTTGAATCAGTTTACCTGATGTCAGGCGTGTACGATTTATCTGTCGTGATTCGCGGTCATTCGATGTCTGACGTAGCGCGTTTTGTTTCAGATAAACTGTCAACCCTTGATTCAGTTGTATCGACAACCACCCATTTTATCCTGAAAAAATACAAGCATGACGGCAAAGTGTTTGAAACAGGAGACGACGACAAAAGAATCGTGGTGTCACCGTAA
- a CDS encoding alpha/beta fold hydrolase, with protein sequence MEAISPIRRLTVDGVNVYCEHYQNPGRQTLVCVHGFLSSAFSFRKVIPLLRDKYDIIALDLPPFGQSEKSRTFIYTYQNLAKLVIRILEHLQVKQAALVGHSMGGQISLAAALQKPELFTKVVLLCSSGYLKRSHPTIIFGTHLPYFHLYIKRWLSKEGVVKNLLNVVHDKSLIDEEMIDGYGRPFQDEEIFRAMTKFIRHREGDLESEQLKKMNKPALLIWGEEDRIVPVEIGKRLHRDLPDSVLYSLGQTGHLVPEERPEFVSEHIAEFIK encoded by the coding sequence ATGGAGGCGATTTCACCAATAAGGCGGCTTACAGTCGATGGGGTAAATGTATACTGCGAACATTATCAAAATCCGGGCAGGCAAACACTTGTCTGCGTACACGGTTTTTTATCGTCTGCCTTCAGCTTCAGAAAAGTAATCCCTCTGCTTCGGGACAAGTACGACATCATCGCACTTGATTTGCCTCCTTTCGGCCAATCTGAAAAATCAAGAACCTTTATCTATACGTATCAAAATCTCGCTAAGCTTGTCATTAGGATTTTGGAACACTTGCAAGTGAAACAGGCTGCGCTTGTCGGCCATTCTATGGGCGGGCAGATATCGCTGGCTGCTGCGCTGCAAAAGCCGGAGCTTTTTACAAAGGTTGTACTGCTCTGCAGTTCAGGGTATTTAAAACGTTCACACCCGACGATCATTTTCGGGACCCACCTCCCGTATTTTCATCTTTATATTAAGCGCTGGCTTTCGAAAGAAGGCGTGGTGAAAAATTTATTGAATGTTGTGCATGACAAATCGCTGATTGATGAGGAGATGATTGACGGCTATGGCAGGCCGTTTCAAGACGAGGAGATTTTCAGAGCCATGACAAAGTTTATCCGCCATAGAGAAGGAGACTTAGAATCCGAGCAATTAAAGAAAATGAACAAGCCTGCTCTATTGATTTGGGGCGAGGAGGACCGAATTGTCCCTGTGGAGATTGGTAAACGGCTGCACAGGGATTTGCCTGATTCCGTGCTGTACTCACTTGGCCAGACCGGACATCTGGTGCCTGAGGAACGGCCTGAATTCGTTTCAGAACACATTGCGGAGTTCATCAAATAA